GGGTGCTCTGGATCCTCGGGCGTCTCCCCGGGTGTGGCTTTGTAGCGGTGCGCGGTGGCGGTCATGAACAGGCGCGGCGCCCGACCCTGGGGCGGACACGCGAACAGGCCCGCGCCGATGTCCTCCGTGCCGATGTCGAAGTAGGGGTGAGGCACCTGCACCACGTCGCTGGTGGCCTCACCCGTGCGAATCACGTACGCGCCCGCTCCGTGGTAGCCGTCCGGCCGCTCACGCAGCACCCAGAAGGTGTCGCGCGGCGTCGTCCACGTCTCCAGGAAGAAGCCCACGGACGCGGCCACGTTCGTCAGCTCTGGAGGCACGTCCTTCTGCTTCGGCGCCGCCGCCAGCAGCGCGGGGACGAGCTTCGCGAACGTCGCCTTCTCCTCCAGCGTCGTGGGGTGGAACGTCACGGCGTCCGCGCGGGGCCACAGCCCGGAGAAGCGCGCGTCCACGTGGCACCCTGTCTGCCCGGGCACGTTCACGGATGGATCCTCCTGAGGGATGCGCTCCGGCGGCGCGGCCTTCGCGCGAGCACCGGAGCGGGCTGCCTCCACCTTCGAGCCCTTCAACGGCACCGTCTGCGCCCGGGCGCTCATCGCGACGCCCAGCAGCGACACCCCCGCCACGGCCACCAGCGGGCGCCACGACCCGGTCCACCGGCGAGGCGTCACAACAGGTCCTCGCCGGGCTGCCAGCCGCCCCGGTTCCACGTGCGCGGCGCGGTGTCCTCCACCGCCTGTCCGAAGACGAAGAAGCGCGCCCACAGCGCCTGGGGGCCCAGGGCTTGGATGCGCACGGTGTGCAGTCCCGGCGCGATGTCCTCGCCCAGCGTCACCGGCACGGTGCGCGCGTACCACTTCACGCCTGGACGGCCCACGGGCATGGCCGGGTCGCGCTCGGAGGCGGGCAGCACCACGGTGCGCTCGGCGCGGGTGACGTGCGGCACCAGCACGCTGGCGCGGCGCGCGGGATTGCCGCCATCCACGGAGACGGACAGCTGGGGTTGCGTGGCGCCCTCCGCCACGGGTGTGTAGACGACGACGTTGAGGGTGACGGAGCCCAGGCCCTTCTTGCGCACCGGCACGCGCAGGCCGCTCTTGCCCACCGGATACACCGTGCGCGAGCGCAGGCCGCTGCCCGCCGAGGGAGGCCGGTTGAGCATCGCCGTCAGCCCCGCCGCGGACGAGCGCAGCAACACCTCATGTTCTCCGGGTGGAAGCGGAGGCAGCAGCTCCCGTGAGCGCGTGGCGCGCACGGTGAAGCGGTGCAGCGGCTCTCCGTCGAGCAACACCTCTACCTCGTTGCCCAGCGCCGCCGAGTCCTTCAACGACAGGCGCAGCTCCGGACGGGTGGGCGTGCGCGCATCGAAGCGCGCGCGCACCGGGCGGCCCGGCTCCAGGACGGTGGACAGCGCCTTCACTCCGTCCCCGCGGTCGTGCTCCTGGGTCGGCTCCAGGACCTCCACCACCATGGGCGTCCCGTAGGGGCGCACCACCACCGGGTCCCCCGACGGCTGCGGCGTCTCCTCCCCCGGGCCCACGGGCTCCAGTCGCACCTGGCTGAGCAGCTCCAGTCGCGCGCCGCCCTGCATCAGCTCGGTCAGGTTCGCGGGACGCATCGGGTGCCACGCGCGTTGATCCACGGGCGCGTTGCGCCAGCGCACGCCGATGAGCGCGTCGTTCGCGTAGGGCGCCATCGCCGTGAGGGCCTGCGTGCCAGCCAGGAAGCTGTAGAGCTGCACGATGGTGGAGCGCGGCGCCTCCACGCGCAGCTTGCGCGCGCCCATCGGCAGGAACACCCGCGCGCTCGCCACGCCGGACACCCAGGCAGGCAGCTTCGTCACTTCCCCCGTGCCCCCGGAGTCCGTCTCGTGCTCCGCCTTCGCCTGGGGCATGCACGGCAGCGCGCCACCGGGCAGCGGCACCAGGTCCGCGCCCTCGAAAGGCGCGGGCTCTGGCGTGGCGTCCAGCGAGGCCTGCCCCAGTGACTGTCCCTGGCCATCCAGCACGGTGAGCTTCAGGTGCAGGGGCTCATGCGAGGGCGCGCGGTCCAGCGAACGCGCGTCGATGCGCACCAGCCGCCCCACCGCGTCCATGCGCGGGTCGATGTCCAGCTCCAGCACCGGGCACGCCGGACCCGTGGCGAATGCCTCCGTACGGCGCGTGTCCGGCAGGAAGGCCACCCGACCTTCCGCGGCGGCGCCGGGCTTGGGATTCGACTCGGTGGGCAGCAGCCACGACTCAAACGCCCCCTCCACCGTGTAGCGGAGGTCCTGCTGGCCGTCGTTGCTCACCGTCACGGTGTGCACCCCCGCGGGCAACTCCAGCGGATGCGACATGGGCGAGCCCGCGACAGGCCCCGGCAGCTCCAGCGTGCGCGCAGTGCCGTCCGACGACAGCGTGCGTACCGTCACGGGCCCGTGTGGCCGCGCCTTCGCGTCCGCCACGTCGCTCCACAGCCACAGCACCGGCGTCGCGGGCCCGGTGACGTTGAGGGCCACGGCGCGGCCAGCACCCAGCCGCTCCTGCACGGACTCGGTGGCCTCCACCAGGGGCAGCCGGAAGGCGGTGCGGTAGACGGGCTCAATCTGGTAGTCGGTGCCCGCCTCGCCCTCGGCGTTGAGGCGCTCCCAGTGCTCCTCGGCGAGCCAGCGGCGCGTCCCGGCGGACAGCTTCTCGAAAGGCTCGAAGGTGGCGCGGCCGGCACGCAGCTCGGCGCGGGCCTGCGCCAGCTTTTGAGACGCGAGGAGCGGCAGGGTGCGGTGCGCCCGGACGTACACGCGCGCCAGCAGCGTGCCGTGCGTGTCCGCGGGCCGCAGGTACAGCACGGAGTAGTCCGGCCGCTCCGCCGGCAGACGCAGCACGAACTCGCGCTCGTCCGTCACCTGCTGGTCAGCGCGGGGCGTGAACGCGCTCTCCTCCAGGAAGGTGCCGTCCTCCTGCGGCTGGCCCTTGCTCTGGCGCGTGCGCGTGAAGATGGCGCGCTCCAGGAGGATTCCGGACGGCGTGCGCAGGATGGCCTGGAGGCCGTATTGGTATTGCTTCTCCGGCGCGTAGGGCGTTCCGTCGGGGAGCAGCGCATGCGTGACGATGAGCAGTTCTTCGGCGTCCACGGGGACGCGGACTCGCATCTCCCGGCCCGGCTCCAGGCGGTAGAAGAGCAGGCGCTCGGCGTTGACGAACTTCGCGTCGCGCCTCGCGGTGGGCGTGTCGGTGTTGTCCAGCACGGCGAGGCTCGCGCCCCAGACGAGCGCCAGCCCCACCATCAGGCCCAGGAGCGCCAGGAGGGCGCGGCCGCGGGTCTTCATCGACGGGCCTCTTCACGGGGGGCTTCCCCGGTCAACACCACCGGCTGGCGGTGCCGCAGCGCCAGGTCCACCGCGCTCGCGAGCCGCGCGTCCCCCGCGGTCAGCTCCACGCGCTTCAGGGGTGATGGGTGCTGCTGAAGGAAATAGACGGCGCGCAGCACCTGCGGGCCCTGTCGCGCCTCCACAAGGAGGAAGAGCAGGCCGTGCTCGGCGCTGAACCCGCACTTCACCTGCGGCGTCACGGTGCCCACGCGCTTCGCCTGCGACAGCGCGCGCAGGTCGTGCACGTTCTGCTGTGCCAGGTAGCGCTCCGCGCGGGCGGTCAGCTCCGCGAACTGCTCCTTCAGCGCGGGGGACACCGGGTGCGAGGGCGCCACCAGCCGGTCCGCCAGGAGCGCGCGCTCGGGCGCCTCGCGAGACTCCTCGGGTAGCAGGCCCGTGAGCTCCAGCTCCTCCGCCACGAGCCGGGGGCCCACGAAGGCGCCGCGCAGCGGCTCGGACAGCCACAGCGTGGCCAGCCGCGCTCCGCCGAAGGTGCGCGAGAAGACCTGCTGCGGGCTCGCGTCATCGAGCCCCGTCAACTCCGGAGCGCCGTCGTGGTAGCGCACGCGCGGTCCCAGCCAGCCCAGCGGTCCCTCCCGCGACAACAGCCGCTCCAGGTCCGCGGGCCGCTGCGCCGGAGTGAGGACCGGACTGCCCACGTCCACCAGCACGTCCGCGTCCACCGACGGGCGGCCGGAGAAGCCACGCAGGTGCAGCACCCAACCTTGCTCCTTCGGCAGCGCGCGGTGCACCGCCTGATGGAACGCCTGGAACGCGGTGCGCAGCTCACCGAACGTGGCCGGGTGGGGCATGTCGGCGGAGCCGGAGGCGAACACCAGCGCGGTGGCCTCCGCTTCGTGCCACAGCTCCGCGGCCACCGGCAGCGTGCCCGCCTCGCGAGCCGGTGACGGCACCTCCAGCGCGAGCGGCGAGCCGCCCGGACGCAACAGCAGCCCCGCGCCCAACCGGCCCGGCGTGGCCTCCGCGTCCGTCACCCACCAGCACACCTTCGCCCGAGCGCAGTCCGTCACCGGGTGCACCCGCAGGCCCAGGAGCGACGCCATGGCCCCGGCCCAGCGCGCGCGCAGCTCCGGGGGCACGTCCGCCATTCCACCACCCAGCAGCGGCGCGGCCACCTGCTGCTCCAGCACCAGCAGCTCCGCGTCCGACGGCCGCACCGCCGGCACGCGCGGCGCTTCTGGCGCCACCATCAGCGTGCCCAGCGCATCGCGCTCCGTCATCGGCGTCGCCAGCGCCTGGGCCTGCTCGAGCACCAGCGCCGCGAGGTCCGACGGGCCGGCGCGCAGCACGCTCAGCCGCGCCTCGCCCCAGTTCTCACCGGGCTCTGGCGGTGCTTCGGCCGTCACCTTCGCGTCGGGCCACAGCGCGTCCAGCCCCCGCGCATCCTGCGTGTGCAGCACCACCTGCCCGGGCTTCAGGGACACGTCCACCCGCACCTGAACCCGCTCGCGCGAGGACAGCGCGTCGTTCGCCTGACGCAGCGGCGTCTCCGACTGCGCCAGCGCGTCGCCCAGCACCATCCCCGAGCGGCGCGAGTCCACGCCGCTCACGATGATGGCGCGGCAGTGCACGCGTTCGCAGAGGACCGCGGCGGCCTCGGCGCTGGGAGCCTCCGTCAGCGGACGCGGCACCTCCAGCACGGGCCCCCGCGCGCCGGGCACGAGCAGCGAGGTGTCCCAGCCTGCCTTGCCATCGCCCTCCACACGCTCCACCAGCGCGAAGCGCGCGGGTGAGCCATCCCGTGTCGGCAGCTCCCTCAGCTCCAGTCCCAGCGCCACCGCCTGTGTGCGCAGCGCGGGCAGGCGCTCCGCGCGCCCAGACTCCAGCCACGCGTCCAAGCCGTTCCACAGCCCGGTGTACGCGCGCAGGTCGCCGTGCTTCAGCCGCAGCGACACTCCGCCCGCGTCACTCTCGCGCGCGGTGGCGCGGCCCAGCACCATCAGGCCCAGCGGCGTCTGGTCCAGGCCCAGCCCGGGCACGTGGTCGCGCGGTGCCTCCGTGGTGAGCGCGATGGCCGGCCGCGGCTCGACGAGCGACAGCCCGAAGCCCGCGAGGCTGCCGATGAGGAAGCCCGCGAGCGACGTGTGCAGCGTGGGCAGCAGCACGCGCGCCACCACCTGCTTCTGGAGCATCTTCACCGCCAGCAGCGTGGGCACCAGGTATCCGAAGCCGAACAGGTCCGTGACCTTCAGGCCCGGAATGCGGCCGCCCATCGCCCAGCCGACGCACCACTTCACGAGGAAGCCCAGGCAGAAGACGAGCACCGTCTTGCGAGGCCCCTCCAGGTTGAGCGTGCGCAGCCCCGGCAGCGACAGCACCGCCTTCGCGGCCACCACCAGCAGCAGCACCTCCGCCAGCGTGGCCACGAGCTTCAGCGGCTCCAGCCACGTGAGCGCCAGCAGCGCGGGCACGAGGATGCCGTTGAAGTCCCAGCCGTACTTGAGGTTGAAGCGTGCGGCGAGGAACGCCGTCGTCAGCAGGATGATGTAGGCCTTGGGGCTGGACAGGAAGTCCTGCGCCACGTCCTCGTACATCAGCTCCAGGCTGGAGAAGGACAGGTTGGTGGCGGGCAGCAGCACGAAGCGCAGCAGCACGTACGTGAGCGCCACGGGCACGCCCACCTGCCAGAGCCCCCGGCGCAACTTCAGCTTCCAGAGGGCGTTCGCGGTGAGCGGTACCAGCACCAGGCCGATGCTGTGCAGGCCGCGATCCACGATGAAGGACGTGCCCCACCGGTCGTCCATCCACCGCCCGAACACAGGCAGCAGCCACGTTTCGCTCACCGCGCGAACGAGCACGCTCGCGAGCACGACGGCGAAGAACCGGTCGCGTCCGAAGAACTCGCTCCATGCCCCCGTGCGGGAGAGGCCACTGGAGAACGCCAGCGCGACCCCGTACGTGAGCAGGGATTCGGCCACCACCGTGCACCCAGCCTCCGGGTGGATGACGAACACCGACGCCAGATAGCCGGGGACGACCAGGCCCACGAAGACCCATCCCAGGGTCTCCGTCAGGAACGCCAGGATGAGCACCCCCACGAGCACCGCCACCAGGATGGAGGTGTCCAGGGAGTAGGCCGGGAAGAGTGTCAGGGTCGAAAGGAGCGCCATGGTGGCAGCGCTCGAATCTAGGGAGGCTCATCCCTCCGACCAGGGTTGCCCCTCCCAGCGGAGGGGAAGCGTCCGCTGTCCAACCGATGATCCGCGCCTCCAGTGCCGAGGAATGCCCACGCCCTGACACTGGGGTGGGACCGGGTGACAGTTCCACGGGGGCCTGTCCGCGCGCTTCACACTCGGGGAGCGGGTTTCTCCCGCGAGGTGCGAGGTGGAGTGGGCGACTGGCTACGGGCAGTCCTGCGCGGCCACGGCCTGGCACCCCAGGCCGGAGCCGGTGAGCGAGCACGGCACGGTGTCCGCGAGCGCCTGGAGCACTGCCTTCGATGACGCGCCAGTGCCACGCAGCGTGGAGGACTGCTCCAGATGGAGGAAGCGGTCCGTGGCGGCGGTGGCCTCGGTGAAGCATGCATCGGCGGCGCCGTTGTCGATACGGCCCTGCACGTTGCCGGTGCCACACAGGGGCCGGTGCTTGCCCGCGTCCTCCGCCGCGTTGCAGGAGAAGGCCTTCTTCGTCCCCGTCAGGTGGGTGTTGAGCGCGTCGCGCAGGCGGTTGGAGAGGGCGCCCGCGCGCTCCATGCCGGTGCCGTCGCTCACCACGGCCGCCTCGGCACCATCCCCGGAGTCCATGCCATGGAGGCTGACCGCGACCGCGTCCGGGTAGGTGTCACGCAGCGCGCGGTGGGCGGCGGTGAAGAAGGTGTTGCCGTAGTGCGCGGCATCGGAGAGCCGCAGGCCCTTCGTGCCGCACACGCGGGTGGTGCCGCTGCATGGGCTGGGGGTGGTGACGGCGCACCGGTTGCTGCCGGTGATCAGCAACGCGCGCGCGCCCAACGTCACCAGCTGCGTGGCCGTCTGGCGCAGCGTGCCCTCGTCGGAGTCCGCGTGCGGCGCCTCCAGCCAGAGGTCGCGAGCGGGGAACAGGTTGACGATGAAGGTGCCACCGCCTCGAGACGACAGCCCCTGCTCCCGCACCACCAGCCACGCGCCTCCGTTGTCGCCGTGGAACGTGGACACGCCATAGCCCAGCCCCTCCAGGTCCCGCACCACCTGCGGCGTGGGGCCTTCGGTGAGCAGCGCGCGGAAGGTGCCCTCGAACGCGGTCAGCTCCGTGCCGCCCGGCTCCTTGAATCCGCCGCTCAGCGCCGTCGCGATGGGCGTCGTCAAAAGCCACGTGGCCAGGTTGCCCCGCAGGCTGGCCAGCGTGCCGAGCGGCGTGCACACGCTCGTGGAGGGGGCGGGCGAGGTGACGACTGGTGTCTCGGTGGCTGGCGCCTCCACCGGGTCACCGGGCGACGGGCTCACCTCTTGGGAGGGGGCTGTCGGCGAATCGGCGGCGCTCCCGGGGGAAGCGGAGGTGGGAGACTCCGCCAGGGCGCCGTTGGGGGCGCCGACGACATTGCCGCAAGCGACTGCGAGGAGCAGGAGGCAGGGAAGGGCTGCGCGCAGAGGGGGCAGGGACATGACCCACTCCCGAACAGCACGCCCTGTGCACGCATTCGCCCTTCGTCAATCCGGGATGTCAGCCCATCAGGCGCCCGCATGTCCGCACGCCCTCGGCACAACCGCTCTCAGGGCAGCGTCTGGAGCAGCCCCTGTGCGTTGGGTGCACCCCAGCCGGTGGGGATGTCCCAGCCCGGTCCCGCTTCGTGCTGACGGTCGGTGATGCCCACGGTGATGTCGCGGAAGGAGCCCTGCACGTGAGGCAGCGTGTACAGCTGCGAGTTGAGCCAGCCCACCGGCGGCTTCGCCCCTTCCGAACGCGCCCCGTTCACCACGGCGATGAGGCCCGCGAAGACGGGCGACGCGAACGAGGTGCCGGTGTTGGGCGAGGTGACGCCCAGCCACGTGTACCAGTAGCCGGTGTCCGCGTTGAGCGCGACGTCCACCACCGCGCGCTTCGCGGGCAGCGGGACGATGCCCTTCTGCCACTCTGGCGTGGTGAAGGAGCGGCTGATGCCGGAGCCGGAGTAGTACCAGGCGGTCTCGCCCGTCACCGCCAGGCCGTTCATCTTCAGCCGCGTGCCGCCCACGGCCGTGACGTAGGGACTGGAGCCCGGCGTGTCCACGCCCGCGGAGTCGCCGCTCGCCGCGGTGACGGTGATGCCCAGCGCGGCGGCCATCATCCCGGAGGCGCTGTACTGCTCATGCACCGCGCGCGGCTCGGAGTCCTCGCGGTGGGCGAAGGACGTGGTGATGACGGACACCTCGCCCCGGCCAATGGCCTCGTTGAAGGTGTAGAGCATGGACGTGTTGCGCGCGTCCGGGCCCATGTAGACGACCACCTCCGCCTTCGGCGCCATCGCCGCGGCCCACTCCACGTCGAGCGTGCCCTCGCGGTAGCGCGTGACGGGCGGCTCCATCGTCTGGATGACCCGGGGGTCCTCGCGCTCGATGTCGAACATCTTCCAGAACGCGCGCACGTCCTTCCACCGGAAGCTGGCGCCAATCACCACGCCCAGCTTCGTGCCCTGGCCCAGGTGTCCCTGGGCGTAGAGCGAGTCCACGCCATACGCGCTGGCGATCTGCCGTGGCGTGAGGCCCCGGTCGATGGGGTGGGGCTTCTCCGTGGAGGGCTGGCCGAACTCGCCGGGCAGCCTCCCTGTCTCCGCCGGCAGGTCCAGCGCGACGATGGCGTGCACCCGCTGCTGCACGAACGTG
This Corallococcus silvisoli DNA region includes the following protein-coding sequences:
- a CDS encoding S53 family serine peptidase, whose protein sequence is MKRGYILTGMLLLTGGMGGCRDTDRLTSVGEARPPGPTPVATSPTLPDAENSRPPPPLPEGVDPPPDPEEEVLDPTPIPTTDGVPGPLPGVYTDKGEAPETDLLRGLVSFPIRDEAALEQRIADIYKPGGSHFRQYMTAQEWMARHAPLEKDVAVVTDWLKSEGLQVPFVATNRLLVQFVGTVGQFNHAFGVKLRVLERKSPQGGNEPHDVYGLTESLKAPTFVQQRVHAIVALDLPAETGRLPGEFGQPSTEKPHPIDRGLTPRQIASAYGVDSLYAQGHLGQGTKLGVVIGASFRWKDVRAFWKMFDIEREDPRVIQTMEPPVTRYREGTLDVEWAAAMAPKAEVVVYMGPDARNTSMLYTFNEAIGRGEVSVITTSFAHREDSEPRAVHEQYSASGMMAAALGITVTAASGDSAGVDTPGSSPYVTAVGGTRLKMNGLAVTGETAWYYSGSGISRSFTTPEWQKGIVPLPAKRAVVDVALNADTGYWYTWLGVTSPNTGTSFASPVFAGLIAVVNGARSEGAKPPVGWLNSQLYTLPHVQGSFRDITVGITDRQHEAGPGWDIPTGWGAPNAQGLLQTLP
- a CDS encoding poly-gamma-glutamate biosynthesis protein PgsC/CapC; this encodes MALLSTLTLFPAYSLDTSILVAVLVGVLILAFLTETLGWVFVGLVVPGYLASVFVIHPEAGCTVVAESLLTYGVALAFSSGLSRTGAWSEFFGRDRFFAVVLASVLVRAVSETWLLPVFGRWMDDRWGTSFIVDRGLHSIGLVLVPLTANALWKLKLRRGLWQVGVPVALTYVLLRFVLLPATNLSFSSLELMYEDVAQDFLSSPKAYIILLTTAFLAARFNLKYGWDFNGILVPALLALTWLEPLKLVATLAEVLLLVVAAKAVLSLPGLRTLNLEGPRKTVLVFCLGFLVKWCVGWAMGGRIPGLKVTDLFGFGYLVPTLLAVKMLQKQVVARVLLPTLHTSLAGFLIGSLAGFGLSLVEPRPAIALTTEAPRDHVPGLGLDQTPLGLMVLGRATARESDAGGVSLRLKHGDLRAYTGLWNGLDAWLESGRAERLPALRTQAVALGLELRELPTRDGSPARFALVERVEGDGKAGWDTSLLVPGARGPVLEVPRPLTEAPSAEAAAVLCERVHCRAIIVSGVDSRRSGMVLGDALAQSETPLRQANDALSSRERVQVRVDVSLKPGQVVLHTQDARGLDALWPDAKVTAEAPPEPGENWGEARLSVLRAGPSDLAALVLEQAQALATPMTERDALGTLMVAPEAPRVPAVRPSDAELLVLEQQVAAPLLGGGMADVPPELRARWAGAMASLLGLRVHPVTDCARAKVCWWVTDAEATPGRLGAGLLLRPGGSPLALEVPSPAREAGTLPVAAELWHEAEATALVFASGSADMPHPATFGELRTAFQAFHQAVHRALPKEQGWVLHLRGFSGRPSVDADVLVDVGSPVLTPAQRPADLERLLSREGPLGWLGPRVRYHDGAPELTGLDDASPQQVFSRTFGGARLATLWLSEPLRGAFVGPRLVAEELELTGLLPEESREAPERALLADRLVAPSHPVSPALKEQFAELTARAERYLAQQNVHDLRALSQAKRVGTVTPQVKCGFSAEHGLLFLLVEARQGPQVLRAVYFLQQHPSPLKRVELTAGDARLASAVDLALRHRQPVVLTGEAPREEARR